From Gemmatimonadaceae bacterium, the proteins below share one genomic window:
- a CDS encoding amino acid permease: MSSPGFVKAMTLTDATMLVAGTMIGSGIFIVSADMARTLGSPFWLLMAWIVTGAMTLLGALAYGELAAMYPRAGGQYTFLREAMGPLMGFLYGWTLFVVIQTGTIAAVGVAFGRFLGVLWPAISPDRYGWFPQFDVMTPGGVIELGLTPQRLVALISIWILTWINLRGVREGKLVQTTLTVVKTGALLALVALGLTIGRNADAIAANFGANFFGATPGGSALSSGFALAFGAALVGSLFSSDSWHGVTSAASEVQNAEKNLPRSLLLGTGLVTLLYVLANVSYLSVLPFEGIQNAPQDRVGTAVAEGIFGSSGGTLMAIAILISTFGCNNGLILAGARVYWAMAKDGLFFRKAGTLSAAGVPAWALVAQAIWTSILCLTGTYGQLLDYVIFAALVFYALTTAGLFVLRAKRPDEPRPYKAIGYPVLPGLYIVSAAAVAIILLFADKTRAQALSGLVVVLLGVPVYLLTQRRGASARPSED; the protein is encoded by the coding sequence ATGTCCTCCCCCGGATTCGTCAAGGCGATGACCCTGACCGACGCGACGATGCTCGTCGCGGGCACGATGATCGGTTCAGGCATCTTCATCGTCAGCGCCGACATGGCGCGCACGCTCGGCTCTCCCTTCTGGCTCCTGATGGCGTGGATCGTGACCGGGGCGATGACGCTCCTCGGCGCCCTCGCCTACGGCGAACTCGCGGCGATGTATCCCCGCGCCGGCGGCCAGTACACCTTCCTCCGAGAGGCGATGGGCCCGCTGATGGGCTTCCTCTACGGATGGACCCTCTTTGTCGTCATCCAGACGGGAACGATCGCGGCCGTGGGCGTTGCCTTCGGCCGCTTTCTCGGTGTGCTCTGGCCGGCCATCTCGCCGGATCGCTACGGCTGGTTCCCCCAGTTCGACGTGATGACGCCGGGCGGTGTGATCGAACTGGGCCTCACGCCACAGCGGCTGGTGGCCCTGATCTCCATCTGGATCCTCACCTGGATCAACCTGCGGGGCGTGCGCGAGGGCAAGCTCGTGCAGACCACGCTGACGGTCGTGAAGACGGGCGCCCTGCTCGCGCTCGTGGCTCTGGGCCTGACCATCGGCCGCAACGCGGACGCCATCGCCGCGAACTTCGGCGCGAACTTCTTCGGCGCCACGCCGGGCGGCAGCGCGCTCTCCAGCGGTTTCGCGCTCGCCTTCGGCGCGGCGCTCGTGGGCTCGCTGTTCTCCAGCGACTCCTGGCACGGCGTGACCTCGGCCGCCTCCGAGGTGCAGAACGCCGAGAAGAACTTGCCGCGCTCGCTGCTGTTGGGCACGGGGCTGGTCACACTGTTGTACGTCCTGGCGAACGTGTCGTATCTGAGCGTGCTGCCCTTCGAGGGCATCCAGAACGCGCCGCAGGACCGCGTGGGCACGGCGGTGGCCGAGGGCATCTTCGGCAGCAGCGGCGGCACCTTGATGGCGATCGCCATCCTCATCTCGACATTTGGCTGCAACAACGGCCTCATCCTCGCCGGCGCCCGCGTGTATTGGGCGATGGCCAAGGACGGGCTCTTCTTCCGCAAGGCCGGCACGTTGAGCGCGGCCGGCGTGCCCGCCTGGGCGCTGGTGGCGCAGGCCATCTGGACCAGCATCCTCTGCCTCACCGGTACGTATGGGCAGCTGCTCGACTATGTGATCTTTGCGGCGCTGGTGTTCTACGCGCTGACCACGGCGGGGCTGTTCGTGTTGCGGGCCAAGCGGCCGGACGAGCCCCGTCCGTACAAGGCCATCGGTTATCCCGTGCTGCCAGGCCTGTACATCGTCTCGGCCGCGGCCGTGGCCATCATCCTGCTGTTCGCGGACAAGACGCGCGCGCAGGCGCTCTCGGGGCTGGTCGTCGTGCTGCTCGGCGTGCCCGTCTATCTCCTGACCCAACGCCGGGGCGCCAGCGCCCGGCCCAGCGAGGACTAG